The DNA region AGGGGATAGATCGAACACCCCCGAATCGTATCGATAGGACGCGCAGGAGAGAAAGGCCTTGGAGAAAAACGATGACCGGAGCGACGACTCCGCCTTGGGACCTACCATGGAGTTGAAACCGGGGAGAAGACTGCCTCCGACACATTCCACGTTGAATCCCTGCGCCCCCGCCAATATCTCCAGCGCCTTGAGGCCGTTGGTGACTATATGCAGCCTGGTGAAGCGACTCACCAGCAGTTCGGCCAGAAAATAACAGGTCGTACCAGCTCCAAGAAAGACGACGTCGTTGTCGTTTATGTATTCCATGGCCTTAATAGCCAGAGATCTCTTCACGTCCACGTTTACGTGAAGTCGTCTGGCGAAAGACTGTTCCGCCCCGCTGGGACTCGACTGAAGTCTCACGAAACCGTATCCCGACGAGATCTTCCCCAGCGATATCAGGTCCTTTATATCCCTTCTTATGGTGACCAGAGAAACCGACAGATCCTCCGCAAGATCGGCCGGTTTAGCGCTGCCCTTTCTGTGAAGGACCTCAAGTATAGCTTTCCGTCTATCCTCTTTCGCGCCCAAGAGTCCGACTCTCCCTTCATATATCGTGTCTTCTTCGTCCCTTTATCTTGATCATTATAACGCCGAGATGACATCGTCTCTCCATCGAGATGATTACTTCTTGAAACATCGAACTTTCACACACTGAAGCAGTTGACTTTTGATTTTTCAGACGATATCATGTATCCAGTAACGAATACACTATATGGACACGTTCCAAAAGGAGGAATCGTCATCTTGAAAAGAGCAGCTTTAGCTATCCTGACGGCATTTATCGTGATCCAAGCGGCGGCCTGTCACGCAGCGGGACCGAGAGACATAGTGATAGGCCTGGCGGGAGACGCCTACTCGTTGGATCCCTACCCTCTCAACGAAACGATCACCAACGCGCTGAACTACCACATATTCGACAGACTGGTGGAGCCGGACAAGAACCTACAACCCCTCCCGGGACTTGCCAAGAGCTGGGAGATCTCCGACGATTCCAGAACATGGATCTTCCACCTACGGAAGGGCGTCAAATTCCACAACGGTAACGACTTCACCGTCGACGACGTAATTTTTTCCTTCGACCGCTCCAAGAGAAGCGGGAAATCGGCCTTCACCTACTGCCTCTCCACCGTCGAGAACTACGAAAAACTGGACGACCACACATTGAGGGTCGTATGCAAGGATCCCAACGCCCTTCTACTGGCTCACCTCAAAGACCTGGCCATAATGGACGAGGAAACCTGCAAGGGCAAGGAAGACGACTGGATCGCCCTTCATCCCAACGGAACCGGCAGGTATATGCTGGAGGAACATTTACGTGGGGATAGGCTCGTTCTAGTCAGAAACGAAAACTACTGGGGAGAAAAACCCGCACCGGAGAAAGTCACCTTCAAGCCCATCACCAACGAGGGCACCAGGACCGCCAACATGCTCTCCGGAGCGGCCGATCTGGTGGTGGACATCCCCGTAAGGGACGTGAAGATACTGGAGAGGAACAAGAGGATATCGGTACTGTCCGAGCCGAGCCTCAGGGTAATATACCTGAACCTGGCAGGATGGACCGACAAGCCGTCGGTGGACGCTAAGATGCCTCTCAGGTCTCCGGACGGGTCAAACCCCTTCAAGCACAGGAAGGTGCGGGAGGCCATATACAGAGCCATCGACGAGGACGAGATAGTAGACAAGGTGATGAACGGCTTCGCAGAACCGGCGGCGACCTATATACCCGAGGGCTTCAACGGCTACAACGGCGACATACGAAGATTGTCCTATGACCCCAAGATGGCGGAAAAGCTTCTTGACGAGGCGGGATATCCCAGACAGAAAGACGGCTATCGTTTCGAAGTAACCCTAGATGCCTCCAACGACCGCTACATCAACGACGGAGCCATTGCCGGAGCAATCGCCGGATATCTAGAGAAGGTGGGGATAAAGGTAAACCTTAACCTTATGTCCAGGACGGTGTTCTTCTCCTACATAAGCTCCTCCAACAAGACCGGCGACAACACCCATCTCTGCATGACCGGATGGGCCGACTCCGGCGGCGAGAGTGCGTTGATGGCCCTGGACCTGGTGTACAGCATCAGGCAGGACGGACCAGTCAAGGAGGGATACGGAGGGGTCAACAGAGGCTACTATCTCAACCCCGAGGCGGACAGACTGATAGACCTGGCGATGTCGACATCCGATCCGGAAGAGAGGGCGAAGATCATGAGAGACGTATGGGCCATGGCCGCCGAGGACGTGTCCTACATCCCCCTGCATTTCCAGAAGGACATCTACGCCTGCAACGACCGCATCGTCTACCACCCCAGAAAGGACAAGTACGTATATGCCTGGGACGTAGAGTTCAAGGATTGAGCTTTCGATCCTAAAAAAATCGACCGTCACGGCGGATCTCTCCCTTTCAGGAGGATCCGCCATGGTCTCTATCGCACCCACGGAGGTTGACCGTGTTCAGATTCATAGTTAAGAGAATGGGGCAGCTGTTTCTGGTGCTGTTCGCAGTCTCCATCATCGTATTCGTCTTCACAAGCGTCATGGGAAATCCGGTATATCTGATGGTCCGGGAGAACGCCACCGAGGCGGAAATCCAGGCGGTCACCCAATATCTGGGATTGGACAAGCCGTTGCCGGTCCAGTACGGAATCTTCGTGAAGAACTCCTTATCGGGAGACTTCGGTAAATCCTATATGTACCACCTACCGGCTTTGGGACTCATCGTCGAGAGATTTCCAGCGACCCTGGAGATAGTCTCGGTCGCCCTTTTGCTGTCCGCCTTCATAGGCATTCCCCTAGGGGTAATATCCGGAGCCTACCCCAAGAACCCCTTCAGCAAGGGGGTCATGGCCTTCTCCATAGCGGGAATATCCATGCCCTCCTTTTGGATAGGCATGGTCCTGATATTTTTCTTCGGCATTTTCCTAGGGGTGCTTCCCGTCTCCGGCAGAGGGGAGACCGCCGAGTTTCTAGGCATATCGACGAGTCTGGCCACATCGGACGGCTGGAAACATATACTGCTTCCAGCCGTGACCCTGGCCCTGGGCAACATAGCCACGATAATAAGGTTGACCCGCTCGGGGATGCAGGAAAACATGAGACAGGACTACGTGAAGTTCGCCAGGGCGAAAGGGGTACCCCGAAGAAAGGTGTTGTTCGGTCACGCCCTGAAGAACACCCTTATCCCGGTCGTGACCATCTTCGGCCTACAGATGGGTAGTCTCATAGCCTTTACGACCATAACCGAGACCATCTTCGCCTGGCCCGGAATGGGTAAGCTGCTTATAGACGCCATAAACAGCGCCGATCGTCCGATAATAGCGGCCTATATACTCTTCGTGGCGGTCATGTTCGTCTTCATCAACTTCGTGGTGGATATTATGTATGTGTTCATAGATCCCAGGATAGATCTACAGTGAGGAGGACCAAATGGCTGAAGCGACGAGTAAGGGATTTCTTACGGATCTGAGAAAGACCGAGTTCTTCCACAACTATATCCGATCCACTTCCGGTATAGTCGGGTCCATCCTGGTTATCTCGGTCATTCTCATCGCCGTATTGGGACCCATATGGACGGTTCAAAATCCCTACGACATAGCGACATTGGAGCTCAAGGACGCCTATAAACCGCCTATGTGGCTAGAAGGAGGATCCCCCGACTTCCCTCTCGGAACGGACCAACAGGGGCGAGATATGCTTAGCGCAATAGTCTACGGAAGCAGGGTGTCTCTCTTCATCGGATTGGCTGGAACCGCTCTGGCAAGCGCCATAGGAATATTCCTGGGGTTGGTAGCGG from Dethiosulfovibrio faecalis includes:
- a CDS encoding DeoR/GlpR family DNA-binding transcription regulator — encoded protein: MGAKEDRRKAILEVLHRKGSAKPADLAEDLSVSLVTIRRDIKDLISLGKISSGYGFVRLQSSPSGAEQSFARRLHVNVDVKRSLAIKAMEYINDNDVVFLGAGTTCYFLAELLVSRFTRLHIVTNGLKALEILAGAQGFNVECVGGSLLPGFNSMVGPKAESSLRSSFFSKAFLSCASYRYDSGVFDLSPFTAGVKQVVVGNTKQLYLMVDSSKIGAAAPSLIAPAESFGHVITDDPEMKVPLGISVSSAV
- a CDS encoding ABC transporter substrate-binding protein; its protein translation is MKRAALAILTAFIVIQAAACHAAGPRDIVIGLAGDAYSLDPYPLNETITNALNYHIFDRLVEPDKNLQPLPGLAKSWEISDDSRTWIFHLRKGVKFHNGNDFTVDDVIFSFDRSKRSGKSAFTYCLSTVENYEKLDDHTLRVVCKDPNALLLAHLKDLAIMDEETCKGKEDDWIALHPNGTGRYMLEEHLRGDRLVLVRNENYWGEKPAPEKVTFKPITNEGTRTANMLSGAADLVVDIPVRDVKILERNKRISVLSEPSLRVIYLNLAGWTDKPSVDAKMPLRSPDGSNPFKHRKVREAIYRAIDEDEIVDKVMNGFAEPAATYIPEGFNGYNGDIRRLSYDPKMAEKLLDEAGYPRQKDGYRFEVTLDASNDRYINDGAIAGAIAGYLEKVGIKVNLNLMSRTVFFSYISSSNKTGDNTHLCMTGWADSGGESALMALDLVYSIRQDGPVKEGYGGVNRGYYLNPEADRLIDLAMSTSDPEERAKIMRDVWAMAAEDVSYIPLHFQKDIYACNDRIVYHPRKDKYVYAWDVEFKD
- a CDS encoding ABC transporter permease, with product MFRFIVKRMGQLFLVLFAVSIIVFVFTSVMGNPVYLMVRENATEAEIQAVTQYLGLDKPLPVQYGIFVKNSLSGDFGKSYMYHLPALGLIVERFPATLEIVSVALLLSAFIGIPLGVISGAYPKNPFSKGVMAFSIAGISMPSFWIGMVLIFFFGIFLGVLPVSGRGETAEFLGISTSLATSDGWKHILLPAVTLALGNIATIIRLTRSGMQENMRQDYVKFARAKGVPRRKVLFGHALKNTLIPVVTIFGLQMGSLIAFTTITETIFAWPGMGKLLIDAINSADRPIIAAYILFVAVMFVFINFVVDIMYVFIDPRIDLQ